The genomic window ACATTCTATTGAACGAGTTATGTTAGAAGGCTTCCGGTATGATAACTGCAGCTTCCGCCCTCGAATCGCACTTAATTCCCTGGCATCTGCTGTCAAACATATCATCACGAATCTTCACTCGCGCTGACAGAGAGGGCGAAGGTTGTCGTGTTCGGGGCGTGGCGGGCAGGCGCCGCAAGGTGAGGGTATGTAAGAGAATCCGAGGGGCCGATGGCGGCATTGCCAAGAGTCAGAACCTTGAATTGCTGTCGCGTTTTTCTGAAGATGGATTTTCGCTTGCGCATCCCTCACGCCACGCGGGCGGGAATGACATGGAGGAGTTTATACCATCGGCGTGGATCGGCGATCATCGGCGGTTGAAAAGAAAGATTCTTCGCTGCGCTCAGAATGACGTTTACAAGGTTTCCCTTTGACGGCTTGCGGCATCATGAGTTTCAATACCACAGGGAGACGCCTATGCCACCATGGCAGATGGGTTCACGGTTTCAGCTTCAAGGTTCAAAGTTGGGGGAAAGAAAAATGATAAATCCTCTGTTTCCTCCTGTGGTTCTTTTTCCTTTCCGGCCTATGAATTTGCTAAACTTCTTCTGAGCCCGTCGAACGCGGAGACTCTCTTCTTTGCTCACCCGATCTGCACCAGCACCTGGCCTTTCTTGACGGAGTCGCCGCGACTGCAATTGACTGAGACTATCTTTCCGCCGATGCTTGCCGTCAGCGTGTTCTCCACCTTCATCGCTTCGAGGATGACGACCGGATCGCCTTGACTGACGGAGTCGCCCTCTTTGACATGCACGTTGATGATCATTCCGGGCATGGGAGCGGTTACGGCTGTCGCGCCCTTGACGGTTACTGTCGCGGTCTGGGGCGGCGCCGGTTTGGTTTGGCTCGCCGGTTCCACCGGAGCGGCGGACTGCACCGACTGCGCGCGCGTCGCCGTTTGCTGCGACTGTGCTGCTGCTTGCGTCGGTACCGGCTGCGAGATGGTTCTTATAATCGGTTTCATGCCGGTATCGTCGACGGTCACCTCAAAATACTCGCCGTCCACGAAGACGTTGAGCGTCCGTGCGCCGGGACTTTTCGGGGGAACTTCTTTCTTCGGCTTCTCAACGAGCTCGCCCCGCAGTGCCTTCGCAACTAATTCGCTTTCACGTCTGACGTCTTCAACCGTCTTGGGTTTTACATTCTCGGGAACCGGCTCGATACCATATTTCCACCGCAGGAACCGCTTCCCCGTCACCGGATATATGGCTGCAATGAGCACATCAGTCTCGCTCTTTGCCAGTCCCTTCACATCTTCGCGCGCGGCCTCCATGCCGTCCTCCAACAAATCTGCGGGGCGTTTTTTTGTCGGCACCTGTCCCCGACAATAATCCTTCAACCCGATCTGCTGCACTTCCTTATCGATGGGCGCGGGCGGCTGTCCGTACATACCGTACAGATAATCCTTCACCTGGTCCGAAATCATCTTGTAGCGGCCAAACAGCACGTTTTGGACGGCCTGAATGCCCACGATCTGGCTCGTGGGCGTCACAAGCGGCGGATACCCGAGTTCTTTTCGCGTGCGCGGCAGTTCCTCATATACCTCATTGATTCGATCGAGCGCCTCGGCCTCCTTGAGCTGACTCACCAGGTTCGTCGTCATTCCGCCCGGTATCTGGTGCACAAGCACGCGCGTATCGATCACCGACATGGCCGTGGTATCCAGGTACTGCTTGTACTTCGGAGCGATCGACTCGACGTACTGCCCAAGCTCGACCAACTCGTTCAGGTCAAGACCCGGATCGCGGTCGGTCCCCGCGAGCATCACCAGAAGCGGCTCGATCGCGGGCTGCGACGAGCGAAGCGCAAACGGCGCGAGCGCTGTATCGATGATATCGACGCCCGCCTCGATCGCTTTCATATAGCTCATCGACGCCATGCCGCTGGTGTAGTGCGTGTGCAGACAGACCGGAATGGCGACCGTATCCTTCAGCGCGCTGATCAGGTCATATGCGTCATATGGCGAAATGATGCCCGCCATATCTTTCACGCACAGGATGTCGGCGCCCATCTTCTCGAGCCGTTTCGCTTTCTCCTTATAATAATTGATGTTGAAGACCGGGCCGCCCATCCGGCGCTCGGTGAGCGAGTAGCAGATCGTGCCCTGTATCTGCTTGCCGGCTTCTTTGATTGCGTCGAACGAGGTCTCGAAGTTGCGCTCATCGTTCAGCGCGTCGAACACGCGGAATACGTCGATGCCCGCCTCCGCCGATTCCTTCACGAAAGCGCGCACAACGTCGTCGGGGTACTGCCGGTAGCCGACCAGGTTCTGGCCGCGCAGCAGCATCTGGAGCGGCGTGTCGGGCATTTCCTTCTTGAGCAAGCGCAGCCGGTCCCACGGGTCCTCGGCTAAAAATCGCGTCGGCACGTCGAACGTCGCGCCTCCCCACACTTCCATCGAATGGAAGCCCACCTTGTTCATGCGCGCGGCGATCGGCATCATGTCCTCGGTTCGCATCCGCGTGGCAAGGGTAGATTGATGTCCATCACGAAATGTGGTATCAGTGATTTTGATGGGGCTCCTCGACGATGCCTTCCCCGTCTTCTTCTTTTCGGTTTTATTTTTTTGGGGTGCCATAATGCCTCCTCCTGATGGCCTTTTTAAAAATTCAGAGAGTCGCCCTTTTGTGGAACCGCCTTATGCCCTTGAGTTCCTCGGGACGATTCTCAGTTGCCACAACTGGCGATTCCGCATGATCTCCTGCCGCCCCGACTGGCTCCATGCCCGCAGCCCCAGTGCCGGCGGCGGGATTCGCTGCGCCGTGTCCTGGATCATTTCTTCTTCGAGAAAAGCCGAGACGGCGGCCCCGATGGCGGCTATCTTTTTCGTGTCCAAATCTTTTCCTCCGGACAGACGTCAAATCGTGATCGCCTTCGCGATTCAGAGGCAAACATTTACATGGGGATGTTGCCGTGTTTCTTCGGCGGGCGCGCCTCCCGCTTCGAGAGCAGCACCGCCAGCGTATCGATCAGGCGCGGCCGCGTTTCGCGCGGGAAGATCACGGCATCGACGTGCCCGCGCGAGGCGGCGATATACGGATTCGAAAAATGTTCCTCGTATTCGCGCACTTTCTCTTTGCGAGCAGCCTCAGGATCGGCGGCAGCCTTGATTGCCCGCCGATGGATGATGTTCGCCGCGCCTGCGGCGCCCATCACGGCCACCTCGGCGGTCGGCCATGCAAAGACGTAATCGGCCCCGAGGTTGGCGCTGCACATCGCGAGGTAAGCGCCACCGATGCTCTTGCGAACGAGGAGCGTTATCTTCGGGACAGTGGCCTCCGAATAGCACCAGAGCAGCTTCGCGCCGTGTCGAATAATGCCGCTCCATTCCTGGTCGCTTCCCGGCAGGTAACCGGGCACATCGACCAGCGTCAGCATCGGAATATTGAATGAGTCGCAGAAACGAATGAAGCGAGTGGCCTTGTCCGAGGCGTCGACATCGAGGCTGCCCGCCAACACCATCGGCTGATTTGCGATTATGCCGACGGTGTTGCCGCCGAGCCGCGCAAAGCAGACGATCATGTTTTGCGCGTAGTACTGGTGCGGCTCGATGAAGACGCCGCCGTCAACCAGCGAGCT from Candidatus Abyssobacteria bacterium SURF_5 includes these protein-coding regions:
- a CDS encoding biotin/lipoyl-binding protein yields the protein MAPQKNKTEKKKTGKASSRSPIKITDTTFRDGHQSTLATRMRTEDMMPIAARMNKVGFHSMEVWGGATFDVPTRFLAEDPWDRLRLLKKEMPDTPLQMLLRGQNLVGYRQYPDDVVRAFVKESAEAGIDVFRVFDALNDERNFETSFDAIKEAGKQIQGTICYSLTERRMGGPVFNINYYKEKAKRLEKMGADILCVKDMAGIISPYDAYDLISALKDTVAIPVCLHTHYTSGMASMSYMKAIEAGVDIIDTALAPFALRSSQPAIEPLLVMLAGTDRDPGLDLNELVELGQYVESIAPKYKQYLDTTAMSVIDTRVLVHQIPGGMTTNLVSQLKEAEALDRINEVYEELPRTRKELGYPPLVTPTSQIVGIQAVQNVLFGRYKMISDQVKDYLYGMYGQPPAPIDKEVQQIGLKDYCRGQVPTKKRPADLLEDGMEAAREDVKGLAKSETDVLIAAIYPVTGKRFLRWKYGIEPVPENVKPKTVEDVRRESELVAKALRGELVEKPKKEVPPKSPGARTLNVFVDGEYFEVTVDDTGMKPIIRTISQPVPTQAAAQSQQTATRAQSVQSAAPVEPASQTKPAPPQTATVTVKGATAVTAPMPGMIINVHVKEGDSVSQGDPVVILEAMKVENTLTASIGGKIVSVNCSRGDSVKKGQVLVQIG